A genomic stretch from Candidatus Amarolinea dominans includes:
- the fusA gene encoding elongation factor G, with protein sequence MGTFPTKNIRNIALVGHSGCGKTSLSEAMLFDTGVATRLGRVEDGTTVSDWDDEEKRRHVSINTSVIPCEWKGSKINVLDTPGYADFAGDVVAAVAVADAGLVMVDAVAGAEVGTELTWSYLNERNLPRLIVVNKMDRENANFEKALQSLREHFAGAIVALQVPIGKEHDFQGVVDLMQMKAFVGSKGDVQDIPANLKAEVEKARTQLIEAAAEGNDDLIMKYLEGEELTPEEIQLGLSLGIRAGSIIPVMCTAASANLGVQALMDALVQLAPSPADAAATAAVKVSTEETIMLAPNPAGPLVALVFKTVADPYVGRVTFFRVFSGTMHSDSRAFNPRSQAEERIPQLFIPRGEQHTNVDAVVAGDIGAVAKLTATTTSDTLCEKSAQIQMAKPSYPSPLFSVAISPRTKTDSAKLGPALARLSEEDPTLRWRQELTTQQTILEGMGDTHIDIAIRRMESKFGVGVETSIPKVPYQESITKNASAMYRHKKQTGGAGQFGEVHLEVKPLARGAGFEFSTDRVFGGVIANSFFSSIEKGIKSVLESGAIAGYPVVDVRAEVFDGKMHPVDSKDIAFQVAGREAFKAALQQANPVLLEPIMDVAITVPDEYMGDVLGDINTKRARVHGMTQERGRSIVTAQVPLAEMQRYATDLRSITQGRGVFTMSVSHYEVVPAHAAEAIIAEAKREAAEKE encoded by the coding sequence ATGGGGACTTTTCCGACGAAGAATATCCGCAACATCGCCCTGGTTGGGCACAGTGGTTGCGGCAAAACGTCTCTCAGTGAGGCGATGCTCTTTGATACGGGCGTCGCGACACGCCTCGGCCGGGTTGAAGATGGCACAACCGTTTCGGACTGGGACGATGAAGAGAAGCGGCGCCACGTTTCGATCAACACGTCGGTGATTCCATGTGAATGGAAGGGCAGCAAGATCAACGTGCTTGACACGCCGGGTTACGCCGATTTTGCAGGCGATGTGGTCGCGGCCGTGGCCGTGGCCGATGCCGGCCTTGTCATGGTGGATGCGGTGGCCGGAGCAGAAGTGGGTACTGAGTTGACCTGGAGTTACCTCAATGAGCGTAACTTACCACGTTTGATCGTGGTCAACAAGATGGACCGCGAGAACGCCAATTTCGAGAAGGCCCTGCAATCGTTGCGCGAACACTTTGCCGGCGCCATCGTGGCCTTGCAGGTCCCCATCGGCAAGGAGCATGACTTCCAGGGCGTGGTTGACCTCATGCAGATGAAGGCCTTCGTTGGCTCCAAGGGTGATGTGCAGGATATTCCGGCCAACCTGAAGGCCGAGGTTGAAAAGGCACGCACACAGCTGATCGAAGCCGCCGCCGAAGGCAACGACGACCTGATCATGAAATACCTCGAAGGCGAAGAACTGACGCCCGAGGAAATCCAGTTGGGTCTTAGCCTCGGTATCCGCGCTGGCTCCATCATTCCCGTGATGTGTACCGCGGCCAGCGCCAACCTGGGCGTCCAAGCCTTGATGGACGCGCTGGTGCAATTGGCGCCTTCGCCCGCGGACGCGGCCGCAACCGCGGCTGTCAAGGTGTCCACCGAGGAAACCATCATGCTGGCGCCAAACCCCGCTGGCCCCCTGGTCGCCCTCGTCTTCAAGACCGTCGCCGATCCCTATGTCGGCCGCGTGACCTTCTTCCGTGTCTTCTCGGGCACTATGCACTCTGATTCACGGGCGTTCAACCCGCGTAGCCAGGCAGAAGAGCGCATTCCGCAGCTTTTCATACCGCGTGGCGAACAGCACACCAATGTGGACGCGGTGGTTGCCGGTGACATTGGCGCGGTGGCCAAGTTGACCGCCACGACGACGTCGGACACCCTGTGCGAAAAGTCGGCCCAGATCCAGATGGCGAAGCCGAGCTATCCGAGCCCGCTCTTCTCAGTGGCGATTTCGCCCAGAACCAAGACCGATTCTGCCAAGTTGGGGCCGGCACTCGCTCGCCTGAGCGAAGAAGACCCCACCCTGCGCTGGCGCCAGGAACTGACCACTCAGCAGACCATCCTCGAAGGCATGGGCGACACACACATTGATATTGCCATCCGCCGCATGGAATCGAAGTTCGGGGTTGGCGTCGAGACCAGCATTCCCAAGGTGCCGTACCAGGAGTCAATCACCAAGAACGCCAGCGCCATGTATCGCCACAAGAAGCAGACGGGCGGGGCCGGTCAGTTTGGCGAGGTACACTTGGAGGTCAAACCCCTGGCGCGTGGCGCCGGTTTCGAGTTCAGCACCGATCGCGTCTTCGGCGGCGTCATTGCCAACTCCTTCTTCTCCTCCATCGAAAAGGGTATCAAGTCGGTGTTGGAATCGGGCGCCATCGCCGGGTATCCGGTGGTGGATGTGCGGGCGGAAGTATTCGATGGCAAGATGCACCCGGTGGACTCGAAGGATATTGCCTTCCAGGTGGCCGGCCGCGAAGCCTTCAAGGCCGCGCTTCAGCAGGCCAACCCTGTGCTGCTGGAGCCGATCATGGACGTAGCCATCACGGTGCCGGACGAGTACATGGGCGATGTGCTGGGCGACATCAACACCAAGCGCGCTCGTGTGCATGGCATGACCCAGGAGCGGGGGCGCAGCATTGTGACCGCCCAGGTGCCGCTGGCTGAGATGCAACGCTATGCCACGGACCTGCGTTCGATCACCCAGGGGCGCGGCGTCTTCACCATGTCGGTCTCACACTATGAAGTGGTGCCGGCGCACGCGGCCGAGGCGATCATTGCCGAGGCCAAGCGCGAGGCGGCCGAGAAGGAATAG
- a CDS encoding rod shape-determining protein: MFSLDIGIDLGTANTLVCVRNQGIVINEPSVVAIEKKTKKVLAIGAEAKEMVGRTPANIVAVRPLRDGVISDFDVTEQMLHHFIRKVHDRSLLRIPRPRVVVGIPSGVTEVEKRAVHDATISAGAREAYLVEEPMAAAIGAGLKVTEAKGSMIVDIGGGTTEVAVIALGGIVVARSIRVAGDEMDEDIIAYARQKYNMLIGDRTAEQAKIQAGSAYPLEQEITHTLRGRNLITGLPEGIEISSIEIREALRNSVSVIVEAVKSALDDTPPELVADLMSGGIVLAGGGALLRGLAQRLSEETKMRVYAADDPMTCVAKGAEKILESLEDLRKVLTSMQRGSTIH, from the coding sequence CTGTTTTCCCTGGATATCGGGATTGACCTGGGTACCGCCAATACCCTGGTCTGCGTCCGCAACCAGGGTATTGTCATCAACGAACCGTCTGTCGTGGCCATCGAGAAGAAAACCAAGAAAGTCCTGGCTATCGGCGCCGAGGCCAAGGAGATGGTTGGCCGCACGCCGGCCAACATTGTGGCGGTGCGCCCCTTGCGTGACGGCGTGATCTCCGATTTTGATGTCACCGAGCAAATGCTCCATCATTTCATTCGCAAAGTGCATGATCGCTCGCTGCTGCGCATCCCGCGTCCGCGCGTGGTGGTTGGCATCCCCAGCGGTGTCACCGAGGTTGAGAAACGCGCCGTACATGATGCGACCATCAGCGCCGGCGCGCGCGAGGCTTACCTGGTTGAGGAACCGATGGCGGCCGCCATTGGCGCCGGCCTCAAGGTGACCGAAGCCAAAGGCTCGATGATCGTTGACATTGGTGGCGGCACCACCGAAGTGGCAGTCATTGCCCTGGGCGGCATCGTCGTGGCCCGTTCCATTCGCGTGGCCGGTGATGAGATGGACGAAGACATCATCGCGTATGCCCGCCAGAAATACAACATGCTGATCGGTGATCGCACGGCCGAACAAGCCAAGATTCAGGCCGGTTCCGCCTACCCCCTGGAGCAGGAGATCACCCACACGCTGCGCGGCCGTAATCTGATCACCGGACTGCCGGAGGGCATCGAGATCAGCAGCATCGAGATTCGCGAGGCCCTCCGTAACTCGGTCAGCGTCATTGTGGAAGCCGTCAAGTCTGCCCTGGACGACACCCCACCAGAACTGGTGGCCGACTTGATGAGCGGTGGCATTGTGTTGGCGGGTGGCGGCGCCCTGCTGCGTGGCCTGGCTCAACGCCTGAGCGAAGAAACCAAGATGCGCGTCTACGCAGCGGACGACCCCATGACGTGTGTGGCCAAGGGCGCGGAGAAAATCCTGGAATCGCTGGAAGACCTGCGCAAGGTGTTGACCAGTATGCAGCGCGGCAGCACCATTCACTGA